In Alkalihalobacillus sp. FSL W8-0930, a single window of DNA contains:
- the glmS gene encoding glutamine--fructose-6-phosphate transaminase (isomerizing) — MCGIVGYVGTEDAKEILLQGLEKLEYRGYDSAGIALTNEEGVHVFKEKGRIATLRDAVDSETSATVGIGHTRWATHGVPSQLNAHPHQSSSARFTLVHNGVIENYKELKANYLSNKELVSDTDTEVIVQVIEHFVEQGHSTEQAFRETLSLLKGSYALALIDKEDKETVFVAKNKSPLLIGVGEDANVIASDAMAMLAVTDQFVEIMDQEIVIVKRDSITIETLAGVKVEREPYTAELDMSDIEKGTYPHFMLKEIDEQPFVMRNIIQKYQNEDGGLRIDADIREAVKASDRIYIIAAGTSYHAGLVGKQLVEKLANRPVEVHIASEFLYNMPLLSENPLFIFISQSGETADSRGVLVEVKKQGHKALTITNVPGSTLSREADFTLHTYAGPEIAVASTKAYTAQIAVFAILAVDVARSAGIELDFDPLQELGIVANAMEVLTAQKEEMEKVARDFLSVTRNAFFIGRAADYHVVVEGALKLKEISYIQAEGFAGGELKHGTIALIEEGTPVFALATQQHVNLSIRGNAQEVEARGAHVCTISMEGMNEADDQIVLPRVHEHLTALAAVIPLQLISYYAALHRECDVDKPRNLAKSVTVE, encoded by the coding sequence GGGCGTACACGTATTCAAGGAAAAAGGCCGTATTGCGACTCTTCGTGATGCTGTGGACTCAGAAACCAGTGCAACTGTTGGGATCGGACACACACGTTGGGCAACACACGGTGTACCAAGTCAATTGAACGCACACCCGCATCAGAGCTCAAGTGCCCGTTTCACTCTCGTACACAACGGTGTGATCGAGAACTACAAAGAACTTAAAGCAAACTACCTAAGTAACAAAGAACTAGTAAGTGATACGGATACAGAAGTCATTGTTCAAGTGATTGAGCACTTTGTAGAACAAGGTCACAGCACAGAACAAGCCTTCCGTGAGACGTTATCCCTTCTTAAAGGTTCATACGCTCTTGCTTTAATTGATAAAGAAGACAAAGAAACGGTATTTGTCGCTAAAAATAAAAGCCCACTTCTGATCGGAGTTGGCGAAGATGCGAATGTTATCGCGTCTGATGCAATGGCGATGCTTGCTGTAACAGATCAGTTTGTTGAGATCATGGATCAGGAGATTGTCATTGTTAAACGTGACTCGATCACAATCGAAACACTTGCTGGTGTGAAAGTTGAGCGCGAGCCTTACACAGCTGAGCTTGATATGAGTGACATCGAAAAGGGAACATACCCTCACTTTATGCTGAAGGAAATTGATGAGCAGCCGTTTGTTATGCGTAACATCATCCAAAAGTATCAAAATGAAGACGGTGGCCTACGTATCGATGCTGACATTCGTGAAGCCGTAAAAGCAAGCGACCGCATCTATATCATTGCAGCTGGAACAAGCTATCACGCAGGTCTTGTTGGAAAGCAGCTTGTTGAAAAGCTTGCAAACCGTCCAGTTGAAGTGCATATCGCAAGTGAATTCTTGTACAATATGCCGTTATTATCAGAGAACCCACTCTTTATCTTCATCTCTCAAAGTGGTGAAACTGCCGACTCAAGAGGTGTATTAGTCGAAGTGAAAAAACAAGGCCACAAAGCCTTAACGATCACAAACGTACCAGGATCTACGCTTTCTCGTGAAGCTGACTTCACGCTTCATACGTATGCTGGACCTGAAATTGCTGTTGCTTCTACAAAAGCATACACAGCTCAAATTGCTGTTTTTGCCATCCTTGCCGTTGACGTAGCACGTTCTGCTGGTATCGAGTTAGACTTCGATCCATTACAAGAGCTAGGTATCGTTGCAAACGCAATGGAAGTACTAACAGCACAGAAGGAAGAGATGGAGAAAGTCGCTCGTGACTTCCTATCCGTTACACGTAACGCCTTCTTTATCGGTCGCGCAGCTGACTACCACGTAGTCGTTGAAGGCGCTTTGAAACTAAAAGAAATCTCTTACATCCAAGCAGAAGGCTTTGCTGGAGGAGAATTAAAGCACGGAACGATTGCCCTAATTGAAGAAGGCACACCGGTCTTTGCATTAGCAACACAGCAGCACGTAAACCTAAGCATTCGCGGAAACGCCCAAGAAGTAGAAGCGCGTGGCGCCCACGTATGTACAATCAGCATGGAAGGCATGAACGAAGCAGACGACCAAATCGTCCTACCTCGTGTTCACGAACACCTAACTGCACTAGCAGCAGTTATTCCATTGCAACTGATCTCTTACTACGCAGCACTTCACAGAGAGTGTGACGTGGATAAACCACGTAACCTTGCGAAGAGTGTTACGGTTGAGTAG